From a region of the Impatiens glandulifera chromosome 4, dImpGla2.1, whole genome shotgun sequence genome:
- the LOC124934535 gene encoding uncharacterized protein LOC124934535, with product MVGFLIPSKSKVSNATIPSTAAGGISGGETDGSSSRNRGDCCGLSNLVTNLLNSMKKRSSEIRMKNRSRQSSFKCRYDPSSYSLNFDSSGNNNLSFDDDYYYRFCTFSSRFACAVPITAVSPPPSAAFSR from the coding sequence ATGGTAGGTTTTCTAATTCCAAGTAAATCAAAAGTCTCCAACGCCACTATACCTTCAACCGCCGCCGGCGGTATTTCCGGCGGCGAAACTGACGGATCTTCTTCGCGAAACAGAGGCGATTGTTGCGGACTGTCGAATCTGGTGACGAATCTCCTTAATTCGATGAAGAAACGAAGCAGCGAGATCAGGATGAAGAATCGGAGTCGGCAATCGTCGTTCAAGTGTCGTTACGATCCGTCAAGTTATTCTCTTAATTTTGATTCCTCCGGTAATAACAATCTCTCCTTTGATGATGATTATTACTATCGATTCTGCACTTTCTCGTCTAGATTCGCCTGCGCAGTTCCTATAACCGCCGTCTCACCGCCGCCGTCGGCTGCGTTTTCACGATAG